GCGGCATTTCTCCCGCGCCGCCGACGAGCAGCACGTGACTCAGCCGACGTTTTCCCGTCGCATCAAGCTGCTGGAAGAAGAAATGGGCGCGACGCTGATCAACCGGCAAACGCTGCCGTTGTCGCTCACCGCCGAGGGCGAGGAATTTCTCGCCCTGTGCGAAAAGATCACCGAGGGCGTACGCGTAACCCGGGAGCGCATCCGCGATATCAGCGCCGGCCACGACCGGCGCATCGCCGTGGCCGCGCCGCAGAGCCTGCTGGCGCACTTTCTCCCCGAGTGGCTGGCCGCCACGGGCCTCGAAGGCCGCGTTGAGCCCTACCTGCGCGCCACTGGCTGGGTTGCAGCGGACTACTTCAAGGCGCTCAACCGCGGCGAGTGCGACCTGGCGCTGTGCTACTGGCCCCTTGAGCGCTGCGACCTGGAGCTGGATAATAGCGCCTGCCGCTACCGCACCCTGGGCTACGAGCACCTGATTCCGGTCAGCGCCCCCGCGCCCGACGGCACGCCGCGCTTTACCCTGCCGGCCAGCCGCCGTTCGCCTGTCCCCTGGTTTGCCTATCCCAGGCTCGGGCTTTTAGGGGCAGCGCTAAAGACGCACCTGGCGCGCCTGCCCGAGGCCCCCGGTCTGGCGGTCAAAAGCGAGAATCTCTACGCCGCCGGCATCAAGGAGCTGGTCGCCCTGGGCTACGGCGTCGGCTGGCTGCCCGAACGCAGCGTACGCCGCGCGCTAGCGTCGGGCACTCTGGTGCGCGCCGGCGATACCCGTTGGGATGTCCCCCTGGCACTGCGCCTTTACCGCCACCGGCATCACCACCACGCCGAGCTGGATGTTCTCTGGGGCGAGCTTGCTGCGACGGAGGCCTCGCGCTGATTCGCCGGCGCCGACCGCAGTGGCTTCTCCCCGCTTTTCCCACACACGCCCACAACGGAGCTCCCATGGCCGATACCCTTGATCGCCTGCAAAAAGATCACATCCAACGGCTGTTAACGGCCTACCGCGAGCTGATGCGCCAGCACGAGCTGGACGCCATCGCGCTTTACAGCGGCCACGCCCTGCCCCACTACGGCGACGACCAGTACCCCGAGTTTCAGGCTAGCGGGCACTTCATGCACTGGACGGCGCTGCTTGAGGCCCAGCACAGCTGGCTTGTAATCACCCCCGATGCCAAGCCGCGGCTGGTGCTGCACGCGCCCACGGACTTCTGGCATCTGACGCCGTCGCTTCCCGACGAACCCTGGGTCGGCGAGTTTGATATCGAGCTGGTCAATGAAGCCACCGCCCCGGCGCTCAAAGGTCGGGTGGCGCTGATCGGCAACGTCGAAGCGCTGCAGGACGGCCCGGTTGCCGTGCCCCACGGCGAGGCCAACCCGCCGGCGCTGACACATGCCCTGGACGAGCTGCGCCTGTACAAAAGCCCCTATGAGATCGCCTGCCTGCGCGAAGCCAATCGCCTGGCCATGGCCGGCCACGAGGCCGCCCACGCCGGCTTTGCCGGCGCCGGTGCCGAGCTCGATATTCAACTCGCCTACCTCGGCGCCAGCCGCCAGCGCGAATCCCACGTGCCCTACGACAACATCGTCGGGCTCAACGAACACGCCGGCGTGCTGCACTACCAGCACTACGACCTGAATGCCCCGACCGGGCGCTACAGCCTGCTGGTCGATGCCGGGCGGCGCTTTCGCGGCTACTGCTCGGATATTACCCGCACCCACGCCGGCCCGGACGCCCCGGCGCTTTTTGGCCGGTTGATCAAGGCCATGCACGAGCTCAAGGATTCGCTGGTAGCCGATGTTGCTCCGGGCGTTGACTACGCCAGCCTGCAGCTTTCCATGCATCGCCGGCTGGCCGACATCCTGGTCAGCCACGATCTCTACCGCGGCACCGCCGACGACTGCGTGGCAAGCGGCGCCACCCGGGCCTTCTGCCCCCACGGCGTGGGCCATTCCCTGGGCATCCAGGTGCACGACGTGGCCGGGCTGACCGCCCCGGACGGCACCCCCGCGCCGGCCCCGGAAGACCACCCGGCGCTGCGGCTTACCCGCACCCTTGCGCCGGGCATGGTGGTCACCATCGAACCGGGGCTCTACTTTATTCCCATGCTGCTGGAGCCGCTGCGCCATACCGACGTGCCGGTCAACTGGCCGCTGGTCGAGCAGCTCCAGCCCTGCGGCGGCATTCGCATCGAAGACAACGTCGCGGTCACCGCTAGCGGGTTTGACAACCTCACGCCCAAAGCCGCTATCTGAGGTTTCCCCCGAGGGAGAAAACACCTCGCTGATCGATGCT
This DNA window, taken from Halomonas piscis, encodes the following:
- the pepQ gene encoding Xaa-Pro dipeptidase, encoding MADTLDRLQKDHIQRLLTAYRELMRQHELDAIALYSGHALPHYGDDQYPEFQASGHFMHWTALLEAQHSWLVITPDAKPRLVLHAPTDFWHLTPSLPDEPWVGEFDIELVNEATAPALKGRVALIGNVEALQDGPVAVPHGEANPPALTHALDELRLYKSPYEIACLREANRLAMAGHEAAHAGFAGAGAELDIQLAYLGASRQRESHVPYDNIVGLNEHAGVLHYQHYDLNAPTGRYSLLVDAGRRFRGYCSDITRTHAGPDAPALFGRLIKAMHELKDSLVADVAPGVDYASLQLSMHRRLADILVSHDLYRGTADDCVASGATRAFCPHGVGHSLGIQVHDVAGLTAPDGTPAPAPEDHPALRLTRTLAPGMVVTIEPGLYFIPMLLEPLRHTDVPVNWPLVEQLQPCGGIRIEDNVAVTASGFDNLTPKAAI
- a CDS encoding LysR family transcriptional regulator, which gives rise to MEIRWLEDFIALARTRHFSRAADEQHVTQPTFSRRIKLLEEEMGATLINRQTLPLSLTAEGEEFLALCEKITEGVRVTRERIRDISAGHDRRIAVAAPQSLLAHFLPEWLAATGLEGRVEPYLRATGWVAADYFKALNRGECDLALCYWPLERCDLELDNSACRYRTLGYEHLIPVSAPAPDGTPRFTLPASRRSPVPWFAYPRLGLLGAALKTHLARLPEAPGLAVKSENLYAAGIKELVALGYGVGWLPERSVRRALASGTLVRAGDTRWDVPLALRLYRHRHHHHAELDVLWGELAATEASR